The Impatiens glandulifera chromosome 8, dImpGla2.1, whole genome shotgun sequence genome includes a window with the following:
- the LOC124911872 gene encoding serine/threonine-protein kinase STY13-like, whose product MLEGQNFNGLPDLNNDNNHDHYDLPERFYHKLGEGSNMSIDSFANLQMANFGGSAAMSVDNSSVGSNGSNTRMLNHQGLKRVKNYTVAQSVNRGKVSHALSDDALAQALMDPRFPTEGLQNFEEWTIDLRMLNIGSAFAQGAFGKLYKGTYDGEDVAIKLLEKPNSNIETAQFMEQQFQQEVMMLATLKHPNIVRFIGACRKPMVWCIVTEYAKGGSVRQFLTKRQNRSVPLKVAVKQALDVARGMAYVHGLGLIHRDLKSDNLLISSDKSIKIADFGVARIEVQTEGMTPETGTYRWMAPEMIQHRPYSQKVDVYSFGIVLWELLTGMQPFQNMTAVQAAFAVVNKGFRPHIPNDCLPVLREIMTRCWDADSDVRPPFSDVVKMLEHAEMEILTTVRKARFRCCMSQPMTMD is encoded by the exons ATGTTGGAAGGTCAAAATTTTAATGGATTGCCTGATCTAAATAATGATAACAACCATGACCATTATGATCTTCCTGAGCGGTTTTACCACAAACTTGGTGAAGGGTCGAACATGTCCATCGACAGTTTTGCTAACTTGCAGATGGCCAACTTTGGGGGTTCTGCTGCAATGTCAGTAGATAATAGTAGTGTTGGGTCAAATGGTTCAAATACCCGCATGTTAAACCACCAAGGATTGAAACGTGTAAAAAACTATACTGTTGCACAGAGTGTTAATCGCGGTAAAGTCTCTCATGCCCTAAGTGATGATGCCCTAGCCCAAGCTTTAATGGATCCTCGTTTCCCTACTGAGGGActtcaaaattttgaagaatggacaatAGACTTGAGGATGCTGAATATAGGATCAGCTTTTGCACAGGGAGCTTTTGGGAAGCTGTATAAAGGAACTTACGACGGTGAAGATGTTGCTATTAAGCTTTTGGAGAAGCCAAATAGTAATATAGAGACAGCGCAGTTTATGGAACAGCAGTTTCAGCAGGAGGTTATGATGCTGGCTACTTTAAAGCATCCGAATATTGTTCGTTTTATTGGGGCATGTCGTAAGCCAATGGTGTGGTGCATTGTAACTGAATATGCGAAAGGAGGTTCAGTTCGGCAGTTCTTAACAAAGAGACAGAATCGATCAGTGCCTTTGAAGGTGGCGGTTAAGCAGGCTTTGGATGTTGCTAGGGGAATGGCGTATGTGCATGGACTTGGATTGATCCATAGAGATCTGAAATCTGACAATCTTCTGATTTCTTCTGACAAATCGATCAAGATTGCAGATTTCGGTGTTGCTCGAATCGAGGTGCAAACTGAAGGAATGACACCTGAAACTGGGACATACCGTTGGATGGCCCC GGAGATGATCCAGCACAGACCATACTCACAGAAAGTAGATGTTTATAGCTTTGGGATTGTCCTATGGGAACTCTTAACCGGGATGCAACCTTTCCAGAACATGACAGCTGTCCAGGCAGCATTTGCAGTTGTTAATAAAGGTTTTCGGCCCCATATTCCAAATGATTGCCTTCCTGTTCTTCGTGAGATCATGACCCGCTGCTGGGATGCAGATTCGGATGTTAGACCTCCATTTTCAGATGTTGTCAAGATGCTTGAACATGCGGAGATGGAAATTTTAACAACTGTTAGGAAAGCCCGTTTCAGATGCTGCATGAGCCAGCCGATGACCATGGATTGa